The genomic segment TTCGCCGGACCCAGGCGCATGTACAGCCGCCTTAATCGTTCAACGAACGGGAGTTTCGACGGCATCACGGCAACCATGTCCGCATCGCTGAAGAGATTCGCGGTGCCGTTGGCGAGGGAGCCGATGAGCCAGATTTTCCGGGCTCCTTTCTTCTTCAACTCCGAGGTCAACCGGCGGACTTCAGCGCGAAGCGCCGCCAGGTGCTTCCTTCTCTCGCGGTGGAGTTGATCCGGCGTCACCCCGCACTTCTCCTTTCAGTCGCATTTTCAGGGTTCAACCTATGCGCGTCGTCAACGACTGTGCTTTCTCCAAAAGGTTGGCTCTGCGCCGCCGTTTCCGAAAATGCGAGAAGATCGGCCCCAAGATAGGCAGCCTTAAGGCCAAGCCGCTTCCAAGTCGACCTACGCAAGTCCCGTTGAGCATTTTCGTGAAAGGATAGGTGCGGGGTCATGGGGGTATTGTGCCACAGTGTCGGAAGATCGCCACGCCTATGACGGTACAGATCATGACTGCGAAAGGGATCAGGAGCCAAGCCGCCATGATCCAAGCTTCGATTTGAAAGTGCCCCGGCTTCTGGCGGATGTACCACCTTGCCGACGACTTCCGCGCCTCCAATCGGCTATGCCGCGCTGCTCTTCCTTCCGACTCTCTTCTTCGGCACCCGCCGACGCCTCCCTCTCCGCTCATAGATTGAGAGCGCAAGGTGAGAGAGCTACGTCAGGGGAGTCCCAAAATCCGACAGCCCCACAATTCACTATTTTGAGCCAGTCAGGTCCGAGCAGTCCTCAACGTAATACGGGTATTCAGTAACAACTTGGCAACGCTCCGCTGGGACCCGTTTTCCAAAAACCGTATTCCGCGCCTCCCCCTCGCCACAGTTGGAGCTGTTTTGACGATAGCCTGAACTGGATGTACAGTACGAAAACTCCATCGCGCCGCCACCAATTTTTCCGGCCGCGGAAACGCTCGTATTCACCCACCCCTCGAAGAAAGTGTCATACCCACCAGAGCACGAAGCGGTGAAGGTGCCCCCATCTGCGATGTACTTCCCTTTCCAGCGGGTGCACCCCACCGTAAAGGGTGGCTGAATAGCGTACTTTTCAGCACCATGGAAACACAGCGTGAAAGAATCGGAAACAGCGGAGGCAGTGACTTGGGATGGACCTCTCATTATCTTCTCAACCTCATAGCAGCCGCTCACATCCTCGACCGCTTGAACCGCCGCCTTATCGCCCGAATTCTCCAGGGTGATTTCCTGCCGAGCATCCAAACCCTGCCCTGGTGATCCCGCGTCATCGTCTTGGCCGTTCTCAATAGTGATTTCCCGTCGAGCGTCCAAATCTTCAGCGTCTTCTACGGAACAGGTAATGAGAAGGGCAAGATTGATCAGGAAACATACGATAGCCGCGCCTTGCTTCGTCAGGCTCGTCGCTTCCCTCATTGCTTGCTGCTCACGGCTCACGAGGAAGGAAAGGATTCCTTCAAAATCGAATAGCGTGTCCCCACCGCCCTTGCGGGCGATGGGGCGAAGGGCCCCCGCGTTTCAGGTTCGGGTTACTCTTGCATCACCCCGCGCTCGCCGCCGAAGCGGAAAGCGCTAAGACGCTGCAGAGGTTGAAAAGACACCGTATGGTCTTTGGCCGAAGCCAAAGGACCGTACTCCTTGAAAGGAGGTGATCCAACCGCAGGTTCCCCTACGGTTACCTTGTTACGACTTCACCCCAATCACCGGCCAAACCTTGTCCCCGCATACGCGAGTCTTCTGGTTCAGCAGGCTTTCGTGGTGTGACGGGCGGTGTGTACAAGGCCCGGGAACGTATTCACCGCGGCGTGGCTGATCCGCGATTACTAGCGATTCCAGCTTCACGGAGTCGAATTGCAGACTCCGATCCGAACTGAGACCGGTTTTGAGGATTAGCTCCCCCTCGCGGGTTGGCAACCCACTATACCGGCCATTGTAGCACGTGTGTGGCCCTGGGCATAAAGGCCATGAGGACTTGACGTCATCCCCACCTTCCTCCCTCTAATGAGGGCAGTCCCCCTTGAGTGCGCCCTTGCGGGTTGGCAACGAGGGGTAAGGGTTGCGCTCGTTGTGGGACTTAACCATACATCTCACGACACGAGCTGACGACAGCCATGCAGCACCTGTGCTAGACTGCCTTGCGGCTCCCCGGATCTTTCGACCCAAGTACTATCTAACATGTCAAGCCCAGGTAAGGTTCTTCGCGTACCGTCGAATTGAACCACATGCTCCACCGCTTGTGCGGGCCCCCGTCAATTCCTTTGAGTTTCAACCTTGCGGCCGTACTCCCCAGGCGGCACACTTAACGCGTTAGCTACGACAACGATGCTCTAAAATCGAGCTCCGTCGTCCAGTGTGCAACGTTTACGGCGTGGACTACCAGGGTATCTAATCCTGTTTGCTCCCCACGCTTTCATGCCTCAGCGTCAGGGACGTGCTAGAAGGCTGCTTTCGCCTTAGGTGTTCCTCCCGATCTCTTAGCATTTCACCGCTACACCGGGAATTCCGCCTTCCTCTACCGTCCTCTAGCCTTGCAGTTTCGGTGGCCATTCCCCTGTTAAGCAGAGGGATTTCACCGCCGACACGCAAAGCCGCCTACGCATCCTTTACGCCCAGTGATTCCGGACAACGCTTGGACTCTCCGTTTTACCGCGGCTGCTGGCACGGAGTTGGCCAGTCCTTTCTCGAGGAGTACCGTCAATCCGTGCGTCTGTTCGACGCACGAACCTTCGTCCCCCTCAACAGGGTTTTACGACCCGAAGGCCTTCTTCACCCACGCGGCGTGGCTGGGTCAGGCTTTCGCCCATTGCCCAAAATTCCCCACTGCTGCCTCCCGTAGGAGTCTGGCCCGTATCGCAGTGCCAGTGTGGGGGGTTGCGCTCTCACGCCCCCTACCCGTCATAGCCTTGGTAGGCCGTTACCCCACCAACTAGCTGATAGGCCGCAGGCTCATCCGGAAGCGCAAGCGTGAAATCAGAGGCTTGCCTTTGGACGACAAAATGAATCGTCGACGTTACCGGGTATTAGTCCGCCTTTCGGCGGGTTATCCCCGTCTTCCGGGTAGATCACCTACGTGTTACTCACCCGTTTGCCGGTTTACTCTCCGTATTGCTACGAATTTCTCCCTCGACTTGCATGTGTTATGCACGCCGCCAGCGTTAGTCCTGAGCCAGGATCAAGCTCTCCGAGGTAATTCTTCCGAATCACTTCGTTCCTCCACCACCTGGCGGAGGCGGGCTTAATCCGGTTGAACCAAAAACAAATCCCGCTCACCCATTGGCGAACGGGACAATTAGGGTCCCTTCTTACGCTATTCGATTTTCAAAGAACCGCGGCCCGCGCAAAGGATACGTCCCCCCGCAGGCTTCGATGGCCCGCATGTACATCGGGCTATGGGACGAGTCTGCACCACCCCACCGAACTTGTCAAGAGGGTCCAAATACCCTAGAATAATGTCGATCAGGGGGCATGGGAAACACACTGCAAGTCCGGGGATCTTCGACGTGAAATTCATCGATGAAGTCACCATAGACGTTGTTGCCGGTGACGGCGGCAACGGGTGCGTCAGTTTCCGGCGCGAGAAGTTTGTTCCGCGCGGTGGACCGAACGGAGGCGATGGAGGGGACGGCGGCAGCGTGGTCTTCGTCGGCGACAAGAACATGCGGACCCTCCTCGAAATGAAAGTTCAGAAATCGTACAAAGCCGAACGCGGGCAGCATGGGATGGGGAAAAATCTCTACGGCAAGAAGGGCGAGGAGCGGACGATCCGATTGCCCCTTGGCACGGTGATTTACAACGACGACACGGGAGTAATCCTCGGCGACATCATCCAACACGGGCAGGTGCTGGTCGCCGCGAAGGGGGGAAAGGGCGGACGAGGCAATGCGCATTTCGCCACCGCCACGCATCAGGCGCCGAGAGAATTCGAACACGGAGGAAAAGGTGACAAACGCCGACTCCGCTTGGAACTGAAGTTGATGGCCGATGTCGGATTGGTCGGCCTCCCCAATGCTGGGAAGTCCACCCTCCTCCGCAAAATCTCGCGGGCGCGCCCGAAAGTCGCCGCCTACCCCTTCACGACGCTCGTCCCTAACCTGGGCGTGGTTGCCTACGGCGACTATGAAAGCTTTGTGATGGCGGACCTGCCGGGACTGATCGAAGGCGCCAGCCAGGGTGCGGGGCTAGGACATCAGTTCCTCCGTCACATAGAAAGGACGCGCGTGCTTTTGTTCCTGCTCGAT from the Nitrospirota bacterium genome contains:
- a CDS encoding nucleotidyltransferase domain-containing protein, with the translated sequence MTPDQLHRERRKHLAALRAEVRRLTSELKKKGARKIWLIGSLANGTANLFSDADMVAVMPSKLPFVERLRRLYMRLGPANVDLLVYTPEEYEGMRARPFLKHALKTAKLLHAKRP
- the obgE gene encoding GTPase ObgE: MSIRGHGKHTASPGIFDVKFIDEVTIDVVAGDGGNGCVSFRREKFVPRGGPNGGDGGDGGSVVFVGDKNMRTLLEMKVQKSYKAERGQHGMGKNLYGKKGEERTIRLPLGTVIYNDDTGVILGDIIQHGQVLVAAKGGKGGRGNAHFATATHQAPREFEHGGKGDKRRLRLELKLMADVGLVGLPNAGKSTLLRKISRARPKVAAYPFTTLVPNLGVVAYGDYESFVMADLPGLIEGASQGAGLGHQFLRHIERTRVLLFLLDASGTSWPDAYSAYQILRTEIEKHNPELLEREAIVALNKTDMIQDKQAGETQRARFEREGVSVMFISALKGQGLKELIYNLGHKIDRVRQDQDPASAENIQ